The genomic window CCGCAGCAGGGGCAGATGAAGCCGCTCATGTTCTCCACCACGCCGAGCACGCGCGTGTTGGTCTTCTCGAACATCTTGATGCCGCGCAGCACGTCGCCGGTGGAGACGTCCTGTGGAGTGGTGACCATCACGACGCCATCCAGGCGGAGCGTCTGCACGAGGGAGAGCTGCGCGTCGCCGGTGCCGGGGGGCATGTCGACGATCATCACGTCCAGCTCGCCCCACTCCACCTGCTCGATGAACTGCTTCAGGATACCGGCGATCATGGGGCCGCGCATGATGGCGGCCTGATCCGGCTGAAGGAGGAAGCCGAGCGACATCAGGCGGACGCCGTGCGCCTCCAGCGGGAGGAGCTTCTTGTCGTCGGTGACGTGCGGCTGGCGCGTCTCGCCGAACATGATGGGGACGTTGGGGCCGTACACGTCCGCATCCAGAACGCCCACGCGCCTGCCGTCGGCGGCGAGGGCGGCGGCCAGGTTCACCGCGACGGTGCTCTTCCCCACCCCGCCCTTCCCCGAAGAGACGGCGATGATGCGCTTGACCCGCGGAAGGAGCCCCGAGTTCGGCGTCGGCGCGGGGACGGTTCCGGCGCGCGCGGCGCCTTTCTTCATCGGCGCCCCCGTGGCGGGGAGCGAGATGTCGATCTTGACGCGCTCCACCCCCTCCACGCGCTCGGCGGCGGAGCGGGCCTGGCGCACCAGCGTCCCCGGATCGTCGGCCTGCAGGG from Longimicrobium sp. includes these protein-coding regions:
- a CDS encoding Mrp/NBP35 family ATP-binding protein encodes the protein MTNEQRDQVLRRVAAALTRVIHPTTGEDVVSSGRVRELDVGEDGLVRFRFALQADDPGTLVRQARSAAERVEGVERVKIDISLPATGAPMKKGAARAGTVPAPTPNSGLLPRVKRIIAVSSGKGGVGKSTVAVNLAAALAADGRRVGVLDADVYGPNVPIMFGETRQPHVTDDKKLLPLEAHGVRLMSLGFLLQPDQAAIMRGPMIAGILKQFIEQVEWGELDVMIVDMPPGTGDAQLSLVQTLRLDGVVMVTTPQDVSTGDVLRGIKMFEKTNTRVLGVVENMSGFICPCCGERYEIFGRAGGTRLAGQTGVEFLGDVPLEMRVRQGGDSGVPVVVSEPDSPAGLALRKVAARVAALVEA